The genomic window CGAGTGGCCGTGAAACAGTTCTTTACCACTGGTTCGTGAGAGCTACGGCCGCATTATGGGAACTGTTGATGTCGCGATCGGCGTCGACGCGGACTGCGTCGCCGGCTGGCTCGGCTCGTACGGCGGCGAAGACTCGCCCGCGGATCTCTCGCGGGGGCTGGCCGCCGGGAACGAGGGCATCCCGCGGATGCTCGCGCTCTTCGACGAGCAGGACATCGAGACGTCGTGGTACGTCCCCGGCCACACGATCGACACCTTCCGCGACGAGATCGAGGCGGTCGCGGCCGACGGCCACGAACTGGGCGTCCACGGCTACTCTCACGAGAACCCGACCGACCTCTCCCGAGAGCAGGAAGACGAGATCCTCGAGGTCTCGATCGACCTCATCGAGGACGTCACCGGGTCGGAGCCCGTCGGCCACCGCGCCAGCTGGTGGGAGTTCAGCGAGAACACGCCGGAACTCGTCGAGAAGCACGGCTTCCTGTACGACAGCAGCCTGATGGAGCGGATGTTCGAACCGGGCTGGATGCGGAAGGGTGACAGCTGGGAGAAGATCCAGTACGACGAGGAGCCCGAGACGTGGATGGAACCCTATCAGTACGGCGAGGAGACCGACATCGTCGAGATTCCGATCAGCTGGTACCGCGACGACATTCCGCCGATGCTGTTCATCAAGCAGCCGATCTACCACGCCGGCTACAAGGATCCGGAGATGATGTACGAACAGTACTACAAGCGGCAGTTCGACTACCTCTATAATCGCCGCGGCGCGGGCGTCTACACCTTCACGATCCACCCGGACATCCACGGCCTCCCGCACATGATCCCGCTGTTCGAAGAGTTCATCCAGTACGTGAAGAGTCACGAGGACGCACAGTTCACCACCCTCGAGACGATCGCCGAGAAGTACAAGGAGGATCCATCGGTGTACGAAGCCGAGAGCGACTACGTCTGAGAGTCAGCGGGCGAAAACGCCTCCCGAATCGCGTCCTCGTCGTCGAACGCCGTGAGCGCCAGCGCGAGTCGAAGCCTGGCCTGCTGGGCGGTGCGATCGGCGGCGAAGATGGCCCCGTACTCGCGAAGCCGTTCGCCGCCGCCGTCGCCGCCGTAGACCGGCGCGACTCGCCCCTCGAGACAGCGCGACGTGACGACGACGGGGACGCCCGCCTCGATCGCGTCGCGGACGGCGTCGGCGAGTCCCGCCGTGGCATTTCCGAGTCCCGTCCCCTCGAGGACGAGACCGTCCGCGTCGCGCTCGAGGGCGGCGTCGACCAGGTCGCCGGTGACGGCGCTCCCGCTCTTGATCGTGTAGACGGTCGCCGCGAGCGACGTCGCCTCGATCGGTCGCGTCTCGCTGCGGGGCCGGCGGTGGATCGCGACGCCGCTCCGGTCGACGGTCGCGACCGGCCCCGCGTTCCGCGAGCGGAACGCCTCGAGGGCGGACGTGTGCGCCTTCGTCACCGTGCGGGCGCTGTGGACCGTCTCGTTGAACGCGACGAACGTCCCGCCGGCGTCGCGATCGGCGAACGCTTCGGCGGCGCGGACCGCCGTCAGGAGGTTGCTCGGCCCGTCAGAGCTCACCTCGTCCGGTCGGCGCTGGGCGCCCGTCAGGAACACCGGCGTCTCCGGCTGGACGGTGACGTCGAGGTAGTAGGCCGTCTCCTCCATCGTGTCCGTGCCGTGCGTGACGACGACGGCGTCGACCGTCGGATCGGCCTCGAGCTCGCGGACCCGCTCGCCGATCGTCTCGAGCGTCTCGCCGTCGATCTCGAAGCTCGGTACCTGCGCGACCGACTCGACCGAGAGTGACGCGTGTGACTCGAGTTCCGGGACGGCCTCGAGGAGTTCCGCGCCCGTTCGCGTCGGTCGCGCCCCGCCGTCCGCGTCGGTGCTCGCGATGGTACCGCCCGTGCTGAGAAGCGTCACGTTCATGGACCCACGTTTCACGGTGACGGCCGAAAAGGTAGTCCAGACCGGGGTCGCGCACGTGGCCTCGAGTCAATCGTCGACGGACGACGAGCGGGGTCGACCGCGAGCCACTCGTGGCAGGCGGCGAACAGGTTCGGCCGCCTCAGCGTTCGATACGTCCGGTGGATTAGTATAGGGGGAGTCGGTCACTGCAAACGAATACGAGTCCAGGGTCATGACTCCCTCGCCGCGATCACGACCGCGTACGGTGATCTACCTCGCCGAGACCGACGCCGCGGCCCGCGACGGCGCGGCCGCCCTCGAGGGCGTCGACTCGGGCCCACAGCGGCTGGTCCAGCCGCTGACGCCGGACGCGGTCGATCAACTGGACAGTTGGGCGGCCGAGGCCGACTGCGTCGTCTTCGCTGCGACGCCGACGACCGCGGCGGGCGCCACGCTGCTCCAGGCCGTCGGGGCCTGTGGGCCGACGCCGGTGATACTCTTCTCCGAGGCCGCGTACGCGCCGTCGGCCGCGCGGGCGACCGACGGGATCGACGGCTACGTCCGCCGGGATACCGACGACGCCGTCGCTCACCTCGCGGACGAGATCGAGTGGGCGTGCGCCGGCGAGCGCGAGGACGCGCCGACGGCGCTGCCCGCCGCAGATCCGGACGCTGACGCGGCGTCGGACGCCGTCGAGACGGGCGATACCGATGACGCGACCGATACCGGTGACGCGACCGGACGGCCGACCGCCGGGCTCCTCGAGTCGATCGCCGAGGTCACCGGCTGCGAGGAACGCGGTCCCCTCTTCCAGCGGCTGGTCGAGATCGCCGCCGACGTCGCCGGGGTCGAGTACGGCTGGCTGTCGACGGTCCACTTCGGCGAGTTGACGGCGCAGGCGACCACCGAGGCGGTCGCGGCGAACGACCTCGAGCCGATCCCCCGGGAGGGCCCGCTCGACGAGGCGCTGCGGACCGGCGATCCGATCCGAATCGACGATCTCGCGGCCCGCGAGGACCTGACGACGCCCCTCGAGGGCGTAACGTCGCTGTGCTGTGCGCCGGTCGGCGACGTCGGCCTCCTCCTGCTCGCCGCCGAGGACCCGGCGGCGTTCGACGAGCGGGACCGCGACCGCCTCGCCGCGTGCGGACGGTTCGGCGCCGCCGCCCTCGAGCGCCTCGAGACCGCGTCTGGCCTTCGAACCGACCGCGATCGGCTGCGCCGGGAACTGGACCGCGTCGAGGCGAATCGGGAGCGACTGGCCGCCGAGCGCGACGAACTCGAGGCCGAGCGCGACCGCCTCGCCGCGGAACGCGACCGCGCCCGAGCGCTGTTCGCGAACGTCCCGGAACCGGCGGTCCGCTACGAGATCGACGGCGGCCGACCGATCGTCCGGGACGTCAACGACGCCTTTGCCGACGTCTTCGGCACCGATTCGACGGCGATCGTCGGCGAGCCGCTCGACGCGGCGACCGTCCCGCCGGGACTCGAGCACCGACAGGAGAGGCTGATCGAGGCGCTGCGGACCGGGGACCGCCGGCAACTGGGCAGTCGGCGCGAGACCGTCGACGGCGTCCGCGAGTTCCGCCTGACGCTGATCCCCTTCGAGGCGGCCGATTCGGACGGGTCCGACCCGAGTCGCGACGGTGCCGACGGCCCCGAGACGGCCGATGACGGGATTCACAACCCCGAGGGGCTGATCGTCTACAGCGACGTCACCGACGCGAACCGCCGGGAGCGAGCGCTGGCGGCCGCCGAGGCGCGCCTCGAGTCGATCGCCGAGAGCCTCGAGGCGGACGTCCGGACGTCGCTGAACGTCGCCCGGGGCTATCTCGAACTCGCCGAGGAGACCGGCGACGCGGAGCACTTCGCGGAGGTCGAAACGGCCCAGGAACGCCTGCGCGAGCGCGTCGCGGAACTGCTCGCGGTCGCCCGTCGAGACGCGGTGGCCGTCGAGACCGAACCCGTCGCCGTCACTGACGTCGCGCGCCGGGCCTGGGTCGCCGTCGACACCGGCGACGCGCGGCTCGTGACCGGCGAGGACCGCGTCCTCGAGGCCGACAAGGCGCAGGTGCGGGAGCTGTTCGAACACCTGTTGCGGGCGGCAGTCGAGAGCGTCGACGCCGACGGAGACGGGGCCGACGACGAGGACGCCGGGGACGGGACCGCCGAAACCGGCGGCGACGCTCCGATCGTCACCGTCGGGGCGACCGACGACGGGTTCGCCGTGAGCGGCCACCCCGCAGGGACCGACGTCGACCCCACCGGACGGGAAACGACCCCCGTCGACGGCCGGTTGACCGCCGCCGACGGCACCGGGTCCGAGCTCGGCCCCGTCGAACGGATCGCCGACGCCCACGGCTGGGACGTCGGCGTCGCCGAGGGCGAGGGCACCGCGTTCGCGTTCCGTGGGGTCGGTCCAGCCGACGTGAACGGCGACTGACGGAGGCACTCGAGCGCGCCAGCGGCCGTTTTCGGACGGGGGTTTACGAGGACTCGAGTCGAAACGAGGGGCCGAGAGCCGTGGTGAACGGAACGCTGGTCCGGGCGGACGGGTATCCGGCCCCCGAACGGTTCGACGATCCGGCCGTCGCGGAGTACGGGCTCTTCTCGCGGTACGCGGACGCGGCGGCGCTGCTCGAGGCGTCGTCGCTGTCGGTCGACCGCGTCGAGCCGTCGCCGGCCACCCTCGAGGACC from Haloterrigena sp. KLK7 includes these protein-coding regions:
- a CDS encoding polysaccharide deacetylase encodes the protein MGTVDVAIGVDADCVAGWLGSYGGEDSPADLSRGLAAGNEGIPRMLALFDEQDIETSWYVPGHTIDTFRDEIEAVAADGHELGVHGYSHENPTDLSREQEDEILEVSIDLIEDVTGSEPVGHRASWWEFSENTPELVEKHGFLYDSSLMERMFEPGWMRKGDSWEKIQYDEEPETWMEPYQYGEETDIVEIPISWYRDDIPPMLFIKQPIYHAGYKDPEMMYEQYYKRQFDYLYNRRGAGVYTFTIHPDIHGLPHMIPLFEEFIQYVKSHEDAQFTTLETIAEKYKEDPSVYEAESDYV
- a CDS encoding asparaginase; translation: MNVTLLSTGGTIASTDADGGARPTRTGAELLEAVPELESHASLSVESVAQVPSFEIDGETLETIGERVRELEADPTVDAVVVTHGTDTMEETAYYLDVTVQPETPVFLTGAQRRPDEVSSDGPSNLLTAVRAAEAFADRDAGGTFVAFNETVHSARTVTKAHTSALEAFRSRNAGPVATVDRSGVAIHRRPRSETRPIEATSLAATVYTIKSGSAVTGDLVDAALERDADGLVLEGTGLGNATAGLADAVRDAIEAGVPVVVTSRCLEGRVAPVYGGDGGGERLREYGAIFAADRTAQQARLRLALALTAFDDEDAIREAFSPADSQT
- a CDS encoding GAF domain-containing protein → MTPSPRSRPRTVIYLAETDAAARDGAAALEGVDSGPQRLVQPLTPDAVDQLDSWAAEADCVVFAATPTTAAGATLLQAVGACGPTPVILFSEAAYAPSAARATDGIDGYVRRDTDDAVAHLADEIEWACAGEREDAPTALPAADPDADAASDAVETGDTDDATDTGDATGRPTAGLLESIAEVTGCEERGPLFQRLVEIAADVAGVEYGWLSTVHFGELTAQATTEAVAANDLEPIPREGPLDEALRTGDPIRIDDLAAREDLTTPLEGVTSLCCAPVGDVGLLLLAAEDPAAFDERDRDRLAACGRFGAAALERLETASGLRTDRDRLRRELDRVEANRERLAAERDELEAERDRLAAERDRARALFANVPEPAVRYEIDGGRPIVRDVNDAFADVFGTDSTAIVGEPLDAATVPPGLEHRQERLIEALRTGDRRQLGSRRETVDGVREFRLTLIPFEAADSDGSDPSRDGADGPETADDGIHNPEGLIVYSDVTDANRRERALAAAEARLESIAESLEADVRTSLNVARGYLELAEETGDAEHFAEVETAQERLRERVAELLAVARRDAVAVETEPVAVTDVARRAWVAVDTGDARLVTGEDRVLEADKAQVRELFEHLLRAAVESVDADGDGADDEDAGDGTAETGGDAPIVTVGATDDGFAVSGHPAGTDVDPTGRETTPVDGRLTAADGTGSELGPVERIADAHGWDVGVAEGEGTAFAFRGVGPADVNGD